A genomic region of Bacteroidales bacterium contains the following coding sequences:
- a CDS encoding helix-turn-helix domain-containing protein encodes MSTLGQKLRELREQAGLSLRKAAMQVDVDVAILSKMERGERKLSKELVLKLAELYKADPNKLIIDFLSEKILYELEDEEFGLEALKVAEERIKYKRRKA; translated from the coding sequence ATGTCAACATTAGGACAAAAACTAAGAGAATTGAGAGAACAAGCCGGATTATCTTTGCGAAAGGCTGCCATGCAGGTAGATGTTGATGTAGCGATATTGAGCAAAATGGAGCGCGGAGAAAGGAAATTATCCAAAGAATTGGTATTAAAACTGGCTGAACTCTATAAGGCGGATCCAAACAAACTAATTATTGACTTTTTGAGTGAAAAGATACTATATGAACTGGAAGACGAAGAGTTCGGGCTGGAAGCGTTGAAAGTGGCTGAAGAAAGGATTAAGTATAAAAGGCGTAAGGCGTAA
- a CDS encoding four helix bundle protein, whose translation MMAIQKFEDIIGRQKAQDFAVQVYSEFKKLKDFGFKDQICRAVVSISNNIAEGFDRKTDADFARFVYIAIGSCSEVKSMLYLAIRLNYMEKDKASKLIEQANEISKILSGLIKSLNINYPKNANN comes from the coding sequence ATTATGGCAATTCAAAAGTTTGAAGATATTATTGGAAGGCAAAAAGCACAGGATTTTGCTGTTCAGGTTTATTCTGAGTTTAAAAAGTTAAAAGATTTTGGATTTAAAGACCAGATTTGCAGAGCTGTTGTTTCAATATCAAACAATATAGCTGAAGGATTTGACAGAAAGACTGATGCTGATTTTGCCCGTTTTGTTTATATAGCCATTGGTTCATGCAGCGAAGTTAAATCTATGCTTTATCTTGCTATTCGCTTAAATTATATGGAAAAAGATAAAGCAAGCAAGTTAATCGAACAAGCCAACGAAATATCAAAAATACTTAGCGGTTTAATTAAATCTTTAAACATAAATTATCCAAAAAACGCTAATAACTAA